A genomic region of Pseudopipra pipra isolate bDixPip1 chromosome W, bDixPip1.hap1, whole genome shotgun sequence contains the following coding sequences:
- the LOC135405360 gene encoding zinc finger protein 239-like, which produces MAPAAGQPRWRRRPAGAGVGGMSLAFPVGRRQIPSLSFLLPAPGPELRTESPEDKSPRQSLVGEAFLKGSPAQEGSGEEKGRRSPRRRGSKASPGCSEEERASLCREGGRSLRGSSELVVPEQPPSREKPFRCLECGKSFRKSTNLLEHQHIHTGERPYTCGECGKSFKCSSNLRKHCRIHLRIHTREQPYTCGDCGKSFRTSSSLLVHQRIHTGERPYKCLECGKGFRTSSHLLLHQRTHTDEMPFRCTDCGKGFRQNSHLVIHRRIHTGERPHKCLECGKRFRTSAHLVLHQRTHTDERPFRCTDCGKNFSQSSSLVTHRRLHTGERPYKCGECGKSFAQSSTLTKHQQTHR; this is translated from the coding sequence atggccccggctgcaggacaaccccgctggcgccgccgtcctgccggggccggagttggggggatgtccttggccttccctgtgggccggaggcaaatcccctccctgtccttcttgcttcctgccccaggccccgagctgaggacggagagcccggaggacaaatccccccggcagagcctggtgggagaggcctttttgaagggctccccggcgcaggaaggcagcggggaggaaaagggccggagatccccccgcaggaggggctccaaagccagcccagggtgctctgaggaggaaagagccagcctgtgccgggaaggcggccggagcttgagggggagctctgagctggtggtccctgagcagcctcccagcagggagaagcccttcaggtgcttggagtgtggtaagagcttcaggaagagcaccaACCTCCTCgagcaccagcacatccacaccggggaacggccctacacgtgtggggaatgtgggaagagcttcaagtGCAGCTCCAACCTACGCAAGCACTGTCGTATCCACCTGCGCATCCACACCAGAGAgcagccctacacgtgtggggactgtgggaagagctttaggacGAGCTCCAGCCTCCTCGTCCACcaacgcatccacactggggaacgcccatacaagtgcttggaatgtgggaaggggtttaggaccagctcacatctcctcctgcaccagcggacgcacacggatgagatgcccttccgctgcaccgactgtgggaagggcttcaggcAGAACTCCCACCTTGTCATCCACCGGCGCATtcacaccggggagaggccccacaagtgcttggaatgtgggaagaggtttaggACCAGTGCACATCTCGTCCTGCACCAGCGGACACAcacagatgagaggcccttccgctgcaccgactgcgggaagaacttcagccagagctcctcccttgtcacccaccggcgcctccacaccggggagaggccctacaagtgtggggagtgtgggaagagctttgcccagagctctaccttgaccaaacaccaacagacccaccggtaa